The Flavobacterium psychrophilum genome includes a region encoding these proteins:
- a CDS encoding rod shape-determining protein MreB → MGFFDFMTEDIAIDLGTANTLIIHNDKVVIDSPSIVARDRISGKIIAVGKEANMMQGKTHENIKTIRPLKDGVIADFDASEKMLTMFIKSIPALKKKLFTPALRLVICIPSGITEVEMRAVKESAERVNGKEVYLIHEPMAAAIGIGVDIMQPKGNMIVDIGGGTTEIAVIALGGIVCDKSVKIAGDVFTNDIVYYMRTQHNLFVGESTAEKIKITIGAAIEDLETPPEDMSVQGRDLLTGKPKQVDVSYREIAKALDKSIQRIEDAVMETLSQTPPELAADIYNTGIYLAGGGSMLRGLDKRISQKTDLPVYIAEDPLRAVVRGTGMALKNIQKFRSILIK, encoded by the coding sequence GATTTCATGACCGAGGATATTGCCATCGACCTTGGTACCGCAAATACCCTAATCATACATAACGATAAAGTAGTTATAGACAGCCCGTCTATAGTTGCACGCGACCGGATATCGGGCAAAATAATTGCCGTAGGTAAGGAAGCTAACATGATGCAGGGCAAAACCCATGAAAACATAAAGACCATACGTCCTCTTAAAGACGGTGTTATTGCTGACTTTGATGCTTCTGAAAAGATGCTTACAATGTTCATTAAAAGCATACCGGCCCTTAAAAAGAAACTTTTCACGCCTGCACTTCGCCTGGTTATCTGTATTCCATCAGGAATTACAGAGGTTGAAATGCGTGCGGTAAAAGAGTCGGCAGAAAGAGTAAACGGTAAAGAGGTATACCTTATACACGAGCCAATGGCAGCGGCTATAGGTATTGGTGTAGACATCATGCAGCCTAAAGGTAACATGATCGTGGATATAGGTGGTGGTACTACAGAAATTGCTGTTATCGCATTAGGCGGTATTGTATGCGACAAATCGGTTAAGATTGCGGGAGACGTTTTCACCAACGATATTGTTTACTACATGCGTACACAACACAACCTTTTTGTGGGTGAAAGCACAGCAGAAAAAATCAAGATTACAATAGGTGCAGCCATAGAGGACCTTGAAACTCCTCCTGAAGATATGTCGGTACAGGGACGTGACCTTTTAACGGGAAAACCTAAACAGGTAGACGTTTCATACCGCGAGATTGCAAAAGCGCTTGACAAGTCCATTCAGCGTATTGAGGATGCGGTTATGGAAACATTATCGCAAACGCCTCCGGAACTTGCAGCAGATATTTACAACACGGGTATTTACCTTGCAGGCGGAGGATCTATGCTAAGAGGTCTTGACAAGCGTATTTCGCAAAAAACAGACCTTCCTGTTTACATCGCAGAAGACCCGCTAAGGGCAGTTGTAAGAGGAACGGGAATGGCCCTAAAAAACATACAAAAATTCAGAAGCATACTTATCAAATAA
- a CDS encoding rod shape-determining protein MreC, translating to MQQIFNFIFKNSILLLFLLLLGISLSLTIQSHSYHRSRAVSSANAISGYVYEQVNNVEEYLSLKKQNEALAGENARLKKMLFNTQDTANLPPVQLPDVIGNYAVIQSKVIRNSYGVQENYFTINTGHNKGVKPDMGVVSSLGVVGIIENTSGNYATVISILNRKFKLDAKIKKNNHFGTLTWNGKNTGFAQLIDVPRLATVRKGDTIVTGAESRIFPENIPIGTIEKVYIDKKTNYYTLDVRLFNDMTSLGHVYIIENKDRDEIIKLEEQTTKPNEQ from the coding sequence ATGCAGCAAATATTTAATTTTATATTTAAAAACAGTATTTTATTACTGTTTTTGCTGCTTTTGGGCATTTCGTTATCGCTCACCATACAATCGCATTCCTACCACAGAAGCAGGGCCGTATCTTCGGCGAATGCCATATCGGGCTATGTGTATGAACAGGTGAACAATGTAGAAGAGTACTTAAGCCTCAAGAAACAGAATGAAGCACTGGCCGGAGAAAATGCACGCCTTAAAAAGATGCTTTTCAACACTCAGGACACTGCCAACCTGCCTCCTGTACAATTACCCGACGTTATAGGTAATTATGCTGTTATACAGTCTAAAGTCATCCGTAATTCATACGGCGTCCAGGAAAACTATTTTACCATTAACACAGGCCATAATAAAGGCGTAAAACCAGATATGGGCGTCGTAAGCAGCCTTGGGGTTGTTGGTATTATAGAAAACACTTCCGGCAACTATGCAACGGTTATTAGTATCCTGAACCGTAAGTTTAAACTTGACGCCAAGATCAAAAAGAACAATCACTTTGGCACCCTTACGTGGAACGGTAAAAACACCGGCTTTGCACAGCTTATTGATGTACCAAGGCTTGCCACCGTACGTAAAGGCGATACTATTGTTACCGGTGCAGAATCGAGGATATTCCCCGAAAATATACCAATCGGTACAATCGAGAAAGTATACATCGACAAAAAAACAAACTATTATACACTTGACGTTAGATTGTTTAACGACATGACTAGTCTTGGGCATGTGTACATAATAGAAAACAAAGACAGGGACGAAATAATTAAACTGGAAGAACAAACTACCAAACCGAATGAGCAGTAG
- a CDS encoding rod shape-determining protein MreD — MSSSVIINIFRFIILLLLQVVIFSRLDLFGFLNPYPYILFILLYPVNGSKAGLLVSSFFLGLILDMFLNSGGSHAVACVTLAYFRPTFFKFSFGISYEYQTVKINDRLSPERFSFILISVVTHHFILYLLEVFRFSLILDVLLRTLLTTVFTLILCIIIIYLIKPGKQ, encoded by the coding sequence ATGAGCAGTAGCGTTATTATAAACATATTCAGGTTTATCATCCTGCTGCTATTACAAGTAGTTATTTTTAGCAGGCTGGATTTGTTTGGGTTTCTTAACCCCTACCCTTATATACTATTTATACTCCTGTATCCGGTAAACGGAAGCAAGGCGGGACTTTTGGTATCATCTTTCTTTTTAGGACTTATATTAGACATGTTCTTAAATTCTGGAGGGTCGCACGCGGTTGCCTGTGTTACGCTTGCTTATTTCCGGCCAACATTCTTTAAGTTCTCATTTGGTATAAGTTACGAATACCAAACCGTAAAAATAAACGACAGGCTTTCGCCCGAAAGATTCTCATTTATCCTTATTTCTGTTGTAACGCATCATTTTATTTTATACCTTTTGGAGGTATTTAGGTTTAGCCTTATTCTTGACGTACTGCTAAGAACTTTGCTTACAACCGTATTTACACTGATACTTTGCATCATTATAATCTACTTAATTAAGCCGGGCAAACAATGA
- a CDS encoding penicillin-binding protein gives MRKILLPTIIIAATIIIVARLFYLQILDDSYIKKSDNNAIKIKYDYPERGYIYDRHGKLMVANQPSYDIMVTPKEMKNLDTLELCSLLGVTKEYFIQRLEKANVYSRRLPSVFLPQLNKKEFAAFQEKIRRFKGFDIVKRSLRDYQTTAGSNVFGYIAQVNDAIIKKHPYYKSGDLIGKQGVEEMYEEILRGVKGVKYIQKDRFNREIGSFKEGIYDTIAVQGQDITLTLDMELQKYGESLMFEKRGGIVALEPSTGEILALVTAPSYDPSLLVGRERSKNYSAMYNDSIAMPLFDRGLLAEYPPGSPFKILTGLVGLQEEVVDPNTTFMCHHGFSYGRGAFMKCHGFGPHNLNNGIYNSCNTYFANVFKLTVDKYPKPQYGVDAWASHLKSFGLGEFLGYDLPPGRPGRVPTSKFYKRFYPNGGWRSSTIISNSIGQGEVAMTPIQLANMMATVANEGWYYTPHVIKKIEGKTIDKKFTTKHHTSIDKQHFKPVINGLFDVYNFGTARSLRVEGIEICGKTGTAENFTKINGKRTQLTDHSIFVAFAPRENPKIAIAVFVENGYWGARWAGPIASLMIEKYLKGEALTQKPREEWIKTHGLKAEYEKPLSGQPFKINQNYLP, from the coding sequence ATGAGAAAGATCTTACTGCCAACAATTATTATTGCCGCAACTATTATTATCGTGGCAAGGCTTTTTTATTTGCAGATACTTGATGACTCTTACATCAAGAAGTCTGACAACAATGCCATCAAGATAAAATACGACTATCCTGAAAGGGGATATATATACGATAGGCACGGTAAGCTTATGGTGGCAAACCAGCCATCATACGATATCATGGTTACCCCAAAAGAAATGAAGAATCTGGACACGCTTGAGCTATGTTCACTTCTCGGCGTAACTAAAGAATATTTTATCCAGCGACTTGAAAAAGCGAATGTATACAGCCGAAGGCTACCCTCCGTTTTTTTACCTCAATTGAATAAAAAAGAATTTGCTGCATTCCAGGAAAAAATACGCCGATTTAAGGGATTTGATATTGTTAAACGTTCACTGCGCGACTATCAAACCACGGCAGGATCTAACGTGTTTGGCTATATTGCCCAGGTAAATGATGCTATCATAAAAAAACATCCTTACTACAAAAGTGGTGACCTCATCGGTAAACAAGGCGTTGAGGAAATGTATGAAGAAATTCTGCGTGGCGTAAAAGGCGTAAAATACATTCAGAAAGACCGTTTCAACAGGGAGATCGGTTCTTTTAAAGAAGGAATATACGATACGATTGCTGTTCAGGGGCAGGACATTACACTTACCCTCGATATGGAACTGCAAAAGTATGGTGAGTCACTTATGTTCGAAAAACGTGGCGGTATTGTTGCTCTTGAACCCAGCACAGGTGAGATACTGGCATTGGTTACCGCACCTTCATACGACCCTTCCCTACTTGTAGGCCGCGAGCGTTCCAAGAACTATAGTGCAATGTACAATGACAGCATCGCAATGCCTTTGTTTGACAGAGGATTACTGGCTGAATACCCTCCTGGATCGCCTTTTAAAATTCTTACCGGCCTTGTCGGTCTTCAGGAAGAAGTGGTAGACCCAAACACCACCTTTATGTGTCATCACGGTTTTTCGTACGGACGCGGTGCGTTCATGAAATGCCACGGTTTTGGCCCGCATAACCTTAACAACGGTATTTACAATTCATGTAATACTTATTTTGCAAACGTATTTAAGCTTACAGTAGATAAATATCCTAAGCCGCAGTATGGCGTTGACGCATGGGCAAGCCATCTTAAAAGTTTTGGTTTAGGTGAATTTTTAGGATACGATCTACCTCCGGGAAGACCGGGAAGGGTTCCTACCTCTAAATTCTACAAACGATTTTATCCTAACGGAGGCTGGAGAAGTTCAACGATCATTTCTAACTCAATTGGCCAGGGAGAGGTTGCCATGACGCCTATTCAATTAGCCAACATGATGGCTACTGTTGCAAATGAAGGCTGGTATTATACACCTCATGTTATTAAAAAGATTGAAGGCAAAACTATCGACAAGAAATTTACGACGAAACACCACACTTCAATTGACAAACAGCATTTTAAACCTGTTATCAACGGATTGTTTGACGTTTACAACTTCGGTACGGCAAGGTCATTACGGGTTGAAGGCATTGAAATATGCGGAAAGACCGGTACTGCCGAAAACTTTACCAAAATAAACGGCAAAAGAACACAGCTTACCGACCATTCTATATTCGTTGCTTTTGCACCAAGGGAAAACCCTAAGATCGCAATTGCGGTTTTCGTAGAAAATGGTTATTGGGGTGCGCGTTGGGCAGGGCCTATCGCAAGTTTAATGATAGAGAAGTACCTTAAAGGTGAGGCTTTAACACAAAAGCCACGTGAAGAGTGGATTAAAAC